In Trifolium pratense cultivar HEN17-A07 linkage group LG7, ARS_RC_1.1, whole genome shotgun sequence, a genomic segment contains:
- the LOC123899514 gene encoding uncharacterized protein LOC123899514 produces the protein MFTMTKVALIFLMLTQIFLVAMAHEVYSEAPLELKNQTQVHPSYHKNDTIANSTGKISSNEEGKRESKAEGPDIRRMGKHHSSDMAGGGVIIGGLVTATFAVVFCYLRVTRKKDDGGGGVH, from the coding sequence ATGTTCACAATGACCAAAGTTGCCTTGATTTTTCTCATGTTAACACAGATCTTCTTGGTAGCCATGGCACATGAGGTGTACTCTGAGGCACCATTGGAGctcaaaaatcaaactcaagtcCATCCAAGTTATCACAAGAATGACACAATTGCTAACTCCACAGGGAAAATTTCATCAAATGAAGAGGGAAAAAGAGAATCTAAAGCTGAGGGACCAGATATTAGAAGGATGGGAAAACATCATTCATCTGACATGGCTGGTGGAGGTGTAATCATAGGTGGTCTAGTTACTGCAACTTTTGCTGTTGTCTTTTGCTACCTTCGTGTTACAAGGAAAAAggatgatggtggtggtggtgttcaCTGA